The following are encoded in a window of Odocoileus virginianus isolate 20LAN1187 ecotype Illinois unplaced genomic scaffold, Ovbor_1.2 Unplaced_Scaffold_19, whole genome shotgun sequence genomic DNA:
- the LOC110123253 gene encoding LOW QUALITY PROTEIN: putative olfactory receptor 10D4 (The sequence of the model RefSeq protein was modified relative to this genomic sequence to represent the inferred CDS: inserted 1 base in 1 codon), whose protein sequence is MRNHTVVTEYILLGIPETEGLETVLFFLFSSLYXTVLGNVLILTAIISSSRLHTPMYFFLANLSVFDLGFSSTTAPKMLSYLSGLSQGISFQGCATQLFFYHFLGCTECLLYTVMAYDRFVAICFPLRYMVIMNHRVCTILATGTWTGGCIHAIILTSLTFQLSYCGSNKVSYYFCDIPAILPLACGDTSLAQRVGFTNVGLLSLTCFFLILVSYTRIGIAISKLHSAEGRQRAFSTCSAHVTAILCAYGPVIIIYLQPNPSALLGAIIQILNNHVTPMLNPLIYSLRNQDVKSALRDAFPRRGFALKKN, encoded by the exons ATGAGAAATCACACAGTGGTGACTGAATACATCCTGCTGGGAATCCCTGAGACAGAGGGCCTAGAGACTGTGCTCTTTTTCCTGTTCTCATCATTAT TCACTGTCTTGGGAAATGTGCTCATCCTCACGGCTATCATCTCCTCCTCTCGGCTTCATACCCCCATGTACTTTTTCTTGGCGAATCTCTCTGTGTTTGACCTGGGTTTCTCATCAACAACTGCTCCCAAGATGCTGTCATACCTTTCAGGGCTGAGTCAAGGTATCTCTTTTCAGGGTTGTGCTACCCAGCTCTTCTTCTACCACTTCCTGGGATGTACTGAGTGCCTCCTATACAcggtgatggcctatgaccgctttgTTGCCATATGCTTTCCTCTGAGATACATGGTCATAATGAATCACAGAGTCTGCACCATCTTGGCCACAGGGACCTGGACGGGTGGCTGTATCCATGCCATTATCCTAACGTCCCTCACCTTCCAGCTGTCCTACTGTGGCTCTAACAAGGTGAGCTATTACTTCTGTGACATACCTGCCATCTTACCTCTAGCCTGTGGGGATACCTCTCTAGCCCAGAGGGTAGGTTTTACAAATGTTGGTCTTTTGTCTCTCACTTGcttttttctcattcttgtttCCTACACCCGCATTGGGATTGCCATATCAAAACTTCACTCAGCAGAGGGCAGGCAGCGAGCATTCTCGACCTGCAGTGCACATGTGACTGCAATTCTCTGTGCTTATGGGCCAGTCATCATCATCTATCTACAGCCCAATCCCAGTGCCTTGCTTGGCGCTATAATCCAGATATTGAATAACCACGTAACCCCCATGCTGAACCCATTGATCTACAGCCTGAGAAATCAGGATGTTAAATCAGCTCTGAGAGATGCATTTCCCAGGAGAGGCTTTGCTCtgaagaaaaactga
- the LOC110123252 gene encoding putative olfactory receptor 10D4, translating into MKMRNHTPVTEFLLMGIPHTQGLEHALFVFFLTFYLLTLVGNLLILLAILTSSNLHTPMYFFLGNLSVFDIFFPSVSSPKMMLYLLGQSRTISYQGCACQLFFYHFLGCTECFLYTVMAYDRFAAICHPLRYTVIMSPKVCAILTLSTWVGSSVHASVLAFLVFKLPYCGPTEVGNFFCDIPVVLPLACADTSLAHRVSVTNVGVVALLCFLLVLASYTRIVISILRISSSEGRHRAFSTCSAHLTSVLLFYGPVILIYLRPASSPWLDSVVPLFNNIVNPSLNPLIYSLRNKDVKLALRKALIQGVHTCVA; encoded by the coding sequence ATGAAGATGAGGAATCACACGCCAGTAACCGAGTTCCTCCTCATGGGAATCCCTCACACACAGGGGCTGGAACACGCgctctttgtcttcttcctcacCTTCTACCTGCTCACTCTTGTGGGGAACCTGCTCATTCTCCTGGCCATCCTCACTTCCTCcaacctccacacccccatgtatttcttcctggGCAACCTGTCAGTGTTTGACATCTTTTTCCCTTCCGTGAGTTCCCCCAAAATGATGCTCTACCTACTGGGGCAAAGCCGGACCATCTCTTACCAGGGCTGCGCCTGCCAGCTCTTCTTTTATCACTTCCTGGGCTGCACGGAGTGTTTCCTGTACaccgtgatggcctatgaccgctttgCCGCCATCTGTCACCCCTTGCGGTACACGGTCATCATGAGCCCCAAGGTGTGCGCCATCTTGACTCTGAGCACCTGGGTGGGGAGCAGTGTGCATGCGTCTGTCCTCGCATTTCTTGTGTTTAAGTTACCCTACTGTGGCCCCACGGAGGTGGGCAATTTCTTCTGTGACATCCCGGTGGTGCTGCCCCTGGCCTGTGCAGACACCTCTCTAGCTCACAGGGTGAGTGTCACCAACGTAGGTGTTGTGGCACTCCTGTGTTTCCTTCTTGTCCTCGCTTCTTACACTCGCATCGTTATCTCTATATTGAGAATCAGCTCCTCAGAAGGCAGGCACAgagccttctccacctgcagtGCCCACCTGACTTCTGTCCTGCTCTTCTATGGGCCCGTGATCCTCATTTATCTCCGGCCTGCCTCCAGCCCTTGGCTGGATTCTGTGGTTCCGTTGTTCAATAATATTGTTAACCCTTCCCTGAATCCTTTGATATACAGCTTGAGAAACAAGGATGTGAAGTTGGCTCTGAGAAAAGCACTAATCCAAGGAGTACATACTTGTGTAGCATAA